CAGCACAATGGCGCCGGCAATCAGGTCCCGATGCTTATCGTACTCCACGTCGGCCCCGGCAATAAAACGTACTGGAGCCGTAAAAACATCCTCGGAAACAACGCGTTGGCGAAGCGCCTCTTGCAGGGCCACAGCCTCAGACTCGGTTAACATAGAGAGGTAAAGTAGGTCGGGCTTTGTGGCCGTAGGTAATGCCAGGGAGGTTACTGTAAAGCATGAAGTCGGAAAGACAGCCCGATTTATAAGTAGCTCCGGGCTTCCTCTAGATTATACTGAATCCGCTTATCCTGCCCCAGCAGCTGTTCGAATTGAGCAACAAGGAGCAAGGCGTAAGCCTTGTCATACTTGGCCAGCACGGGCAGCAACTGGCTGGCCTGATAGTAGCGCTGATGGGCCAGCGCCAGTTGCAGGGCCTGTTTCACGGCCGGAACGAGTTCCATAAGGTCGCTGGTGAGCAACACCTGCTTGAGCTTGCTTTCAAAGTAGCACTCCCCATACAGCGTCAGAATTTGGGCCAGAATGGCTGCAACTTCCGCCTTGTCATATTCCGAATAGCGCCAAGCCATCGAAAGCGCCTCCGCTATAACGTCGTAGACGTTGTCTTCGCCCCATAATCGGTGGGGCTCCAGCACAGCGGTTTTGTCGACGCGGGTTTCAACCAGTTGCCGCAGGTACGTCACGCCTTCCTTTACGCCCCAAGCCGCTAGAATAAGGCCGCTCTGGTAGGCCAGATACTGGTCAGCACTAGTCAGTAAGCCTACCAAAGGAGGAATACGCCCGGCGGGTACCGGTTCCAGCAGCTGCACCTCATCCAGGCCGATAATCTCGCCGGTTTCATCTGCATACAATAAGGTATACACCGCCGGCGGATAGTGTGAGGGGTTCATGGCAGGGTCCATTAGACTACTACTTTCGCGCGCATAGGTCGGCATCCTGCTTGGCCCCGTCCGAAGCCCAGCGTACCAGCTGCCTTACTCCCACAGCGGGTAATGCTCCAGGTGCACTTCCTGTCCGAAGAAAATGCGGGTGCTTTCCTCAAACGAGCGGGTGAAGTCGGAAACGTAGAACTGGTGCCGGGGCGGCGTCTTCTGCGCTTTGGCCGCCAAGCCGTTTTGCTCTAAGTACTCCTTTACGTGACTAGCCACCACATCAGAAGCATCGAGTACGGCCACGTCTCCTTTATAATAGGCCTTGATCTGGTCCTGAATCAGCGGGTAGTGGGTGCAGGCCAGCACCAGGGCTTCGATGTCGTCGAGCACGGGCTGGGCCAGATAGGAGCTGATGATATTTTCGCTGATGGTATTGTTGAAAAAGCCTTCCTCCACCATCGGGGCCAGTAGCGGCGTGGCCAACGACCGAAGCTCCACGCCCCGGTCCAGGTCGTCAATTTTCTTTTTATACACGTTGGAGTTGACCGTCTGCTTGGTGCCAATCAACCCCACGGTCCGCTCGGCGTAGGTGGCGCCCACGTGGGCCACAATCGGGTCAATGACGTTGAGCACCCGGGCCTTGGAGCCCACGTATTCACGCACCAGCTCGTAAGCCGCCGCCGAAGCCGAATTGCAGGCAATCAGAATGACTTTGCAGTGCTGCCGCAGCAGCAAGTCGCAGATTTTGACGCTGTAGGCCTGGATGGCAGCCGTGGATTTGTCGCCGTAGGGCAAGTGGGCCGTGTCGCCGAAATACACGAGTTGCTCGTGGGGCAAGACGCGGTTGACGGCCCGGGCCACGGTCAGGCCGCCAATGCCGCTGTCGAACACACCGATGGGG
Above is a genomic segment from Hymenobacter cellulosivorans containing:
- the murI gene encoding glutamate racemase — protein: MAPSSSSPDLSSRPIGVFDSGIGGLTVARAVNRVLPHEQLVYFGDTAHLPYGDKSTAAIQAYSVKICDLLLRQHCKVILIACNSASAAAYELVREYVGSKARVLNVIDPIVAHVGATYAERTVGLIGTKQTVNSNVYKKKIDDLDRGVELRSLATPLLAPMVEEGFFNNTISENIISSYLAQPVLDDIEALVLACTHYPLIQDQIKAYYKGDVAVLDASDVVASHVKEYLEQNGLAAKAQKTPPRHQFYVSDFTRSFEESTRIFFGQEVHLEHYPLWE